One Prevotella melaninogenica DNA window includes the following coding sequences:
- a CDS encoding smalltalk protein, which translates to MKHEKWKTIINVIISVLTAIATTLGMSSCL; encoded by the coding sequence ATGAAACACGAAAAATGGAAAACAATCATTAATGTGATTATCTCTGTGCTCACTGCCATTGCTACAACGCTGGGTATGTCGAGCTGTTTGTAA